One segment of Syngnathus scovelli strain Florida chromosome 6, RoL_Ssco_1.2, whole genome shotgun sequence DNA contains the following:
- the kiaa0513 gene encoding uncharacterized protein KIAA0513 homolog isoform X2: MDNLIDFEPTSLNGARDNPQARSDFLSPEHPSSRFAQQPVLPEPIAPTECSSYHIPEDEEENVSDATESADSENDMDPPSTMWELRRSSSSSVHSNEDIDAETLERREFMKIYVEKVFHGRQDLDQEEIARFGQLCTGENGKGREWFAKYVSAQRCHSKCVSEATFYRLVQSFAVVLFECYQMDDYSPAKNLMTMCFTYYYIGKSQPSPAELLERGGPPAGLDSYLNKANSWLSVKKDAAERLLKNSSKTDVKGFFGGLESKLRSSITPKTENGENPVETKPKLTVSEAPEEKKGEKVYLYTHLKQQPIWHTLRFWNAAFFDAVHCERKKRSPTTRGTQDGKKDQREKWCHMTQEERDDSSKMDENIAFGQLGTFTHNMLAFGLSKKLCGDFLKKQAVIGNLDKEQYKLLSDHIEKMATE, encoded by the exons ATGGACAACCTCATAGACTTTGAGCCTACAAGTCTCAACGGGGCGAGAGACAACCCTCAGGCCCGTTCCGACTTTCTGTCCCCAGAGCACCCGTCCtccagatttgctcaacaaccTGTACTCCCTGAGCCAATCGCTCCCACCGAGTGCAGTTCTTATCACATTCCTGAAGATGAAGAGGAAAACGTAAGTGATGCAACAGAGTCTGCGGACAGTGAGAATGACATGGATCCACCTTCAACCATGTGGGAACTTAGACGGTCGTCATCCTCATCCGTTCATAGTAATGAGGACATTGATGCTGAGACCTTAGAGAGGAGAGAGTTTATGAAGATTTATGTGGAGAAAGTGTTTCATGGAAG GCAGGACTTGGACCAGGAAGAGATAGCTCGTTTTGGACAGCTATGCACTGGCGAGAATGGCAAAGGCAGGGAATGGTTTGCAAAATACGTCAGTGCACAG CGCTGCCACTCTAAATGTGTGAGTGAAGCTACCTTTTATCGACTGGTGCAGTCGTTTGCAGTCGTGCTTTTTGA atgTTACCAAATGGATGACTACAGCCCAGCCAAAAACCTCATGACCATGTGCTTTACATACTACTATATTg GAAAATCCCAGCCATCTCCTGCAGAGCTCCTGGAGCGAGGTGGTCCTCCAGCTGGACTGGACTCATATTTAAACAAGGCCAACTCCTGGCTCTCCGTTAAGAAAGACGCTGCCGAGCGCCTCCTCAAGAACTCATCAAAAACTGATGTTAAAGGCTTTTTCGGAGGCTTAGAAAGCAAACTGAGAAGCTCAATAACTCCAAAGACAGA GAATGGTGAAAATCCAGTTGAGACAAAACCCAAATTAACAG TGTCAGAGGCGCCGGAGGAAAAGAAGGGAGAAAAGGTTTACTTGTACACCCATCTGAAGCAGCAACCTATCTg GCATACGTTGCGATTTTGGAACGCTGCATTCTTCGATGCGGTTCATTGTGAGCGGAAAAAGAGGTCGCCAACAACAAG GGGAACGCAAGATGGAAAGAAAGATCAGAG GGAAAAGTGGTGTCACATGACCCAGGAGGAAAGAGACGACAGCTCCAAAATGGATGAGAACATTGCCTTTGGCCAGCTAGG GACATTTACTCACAACATGCTGGCATTTGGGCTCAGTAAAAAACTCTGTGGCGATTTTCTGAAAAAGCAGGCTGTCATTGGAAATCTAGATAAAG AACAGTACAAGTTGTTAAGTGACCATATTGAGAAAATGGCGACAGAGTGA
- the ces3 gene encoding carboxylesterase 3: MRIILFIAYLLCPVALKAQETQGRSIDPVVSLTNGQIRGEIVSVKGTTIKVKQFLGIPFARPPVGHLRLAAPNDAEPWEGIRDGTRQPPMCIQDSDIVVNVSRMMSVEYTPPELSEDCLYLNVYTQAEAKRDDKLPVMVWLHGGGLVMGAASQYDGAPLTAYENIVVVIVQYRLGILGFLGTGDEHLRGNWGFLDQLAALRWVQENIEAFGGDPQAVTVAGESAGGISASILTLSPQAKGLFQRAIFQSGVATVGTYTSKHSSGLVKIVANLTGCDDNTSQELVQCLRGKSKEEFVDATKKMKIYLGGVVDGVFLTNTAEELLKRKEVMAVPVMMGITNHEFGWILPQSFALPGWENGMTTESVLAVVNMFNPEGASLANGLIVDEYLKTAKTPHDIRNKFTELMGDLLMTLPVVKVADYLTDAGNPVYVYEFGYCAGIHKDSRPDFVKADHGDDVGFVFGGCFWSGNVKMIGNISKEDEQQCLTIMKYWANFVRAGSPNGPGLAAWPQYDRQKQEYMELDVKQTVREKLKKDRVHFATVTLPQKVEMLAAAATSGN; the protein is encoded by the exons ATGAGAATAATACTCTTCATTGCTTATCTGCTTTGTCCTGTAGCACTGAAAGCACAGGAAACACAAG GAAGAAGCATTGACCCTGTGGTCTCACTGACAAATGGCCAAATAAGAGGAGAAATTGTTTCTGTAAAAGGAACAACGATAAAAGTGAAACAGTTCCTGGGAATACCTTTTGCCCGCCCTCCAGTGGGGCACCTCCGTCTGGCTGCCCCCAACGATGCAGAGCCTTGGGAGGGGATCAGAGATGGCACACGCCAGCCTCCTAT GTGCATTCAGGACTCTGATATAGTTGTGAATGTTTCCAGAATGATGTCAGTGGAATACACTCCACCAGAACTTTCAGAGGATTGTCTATATTTGAATGTATACACTCAAGCTGAGGCAAAAAGAGATGACAAACTGCCG GTCATGGTGTGGCTCCATGGAGGTGGTCTCGTAATGGGAGCTGCCTCTCAGTATGATGGTGCGCCATTGACTGCTTATGAAAATATAGTGGTGGTTATCGTTCAGTATCGCCTCGGCATTCTGGGATTCCTAGG AACTGGAGATGAACATCTGCGGGGGAACTGGGGTTTCTTGGACCAGCTAGCAGCTCTGAGGTGGGTGCAGGAAAATATTGAGGCCTTTGGTGGTGATCCTCAAGCTGTTACCGTTGCTGGCGAATCTGCAGGTGGCATCAGTGCTTCTATACTg ACTCTGTCTCCGCAAGCTAAAGGATTGTTCCAAAGGGCAATTTTTCAAAGTGGAGTTGCAACAGTTGGAACTTACACTAGCAAGCATTCATCGGGTCTTGTCAAG ATTGTAGCCAACCTGACTGGATGTGATGACAATACATCACAGGAACTGGTTCAGTGCTTGAGAGGAAAGAGCAAAGAGGAGTTCGTTGATGCAACTAAAAAG ATGAAAATTTACCTGGGAGGCGTGGTAGATGGCGTCTTTCTGACGAATACTGCTGAGGAGCTTCTAAAGAGAAAAGAAGTAATGGCAGTTCCAGTTATGATGGGAATAACCAACCATGAGTTTGGGTGGATTCTGCCGCAG AGTTTTGCTCTTCCTGGCTGGGAGAATGGTATGACCACAGAGTCTGTGCTGGCAGTGGTGAACATGTTCAATCCTGAAGGG GCCTCTTTAGCTAACGGACTCATCGTGGATGAATACCTGAAAACTGCCAAAACTCCACATGATATTAGAAACAAATTCACTGAACTCATGGGAGACCTCCTGATGACGCTACCTGTTGTCAAAGTGGCAGACTACCTCACAG ATGCCGGCAATCCAGTTTACGTGTATGAATTTGGATATTGTGCTGGGATACACAAAGACTCCAGGCCCGATTTCGTGAAGGCGGATCATGGTGATGATGTCGGCTTTGTGTTTGGCGGATGTTTCTGGAGCGGAAATGTAAAAATGATCG GAAACATTAGCAAAGAGGATGAACAACAGTGTTTAACTATAATGAAATACTGGGCCAATTTTGTCCGTGCTGG cTCACCCAATGGCCCAGGGCTGGCTGCTTGGCCTCAGTATGACAGGCAGAAGCAGGAGTACATGGAGCTTGACGTGAAGCAAACCGTAAGAGAGAAACTGAAGAAGGACAGAGTCCATTTTGCAACGGTCACCCTGCCCCAGAAAGTGGAAATGCTAGCTGCAGCTGCTACATCTGGAAACTGA
- the kiaa0513 gene encoding uncharacterized protein KIAA0513 homolog isoform X4, with product MDNLIDFEPTSLNGARDNPQARSDFLSPEHPSSRFAQQPVLPEPIAPTECSSYHIPEDEEENVSDATESADSENDMDPPSTMWELRRSSSSSVHSNEDIDAETLERREFMKIYVEKVFHGRQDLDQEEIARFGQLCTGENGKGREWFAKYVSAQRCHSKCVSEATFYRLVQSFAVVLFECYQMDDYSPAKNLMTMCFTYYYIGKSQPSPAELLERGGPPAGLDSYLNKANSWLSVKKDAAERLLKNSSKTDVKGFFGGLESKLRSSITPKTENGENPVETKPKLTVSEAPEEKKGEKVYLYTHLKQQPIWHTLRFWNAAFFDAVHCERKKRSPTTREKWCHMTQEERDDSSKMDENIAFGQLGTFTHNMLAFGLSKKLCGDFLKKQAVIGNLDKEQYKLLSDHIEKMATE from the exons ATGGACAACCTCATAGACTTTGAGCCTACAAGTCTCAACGGGGCGAGAGACAACCCTCAGGCCCGTTCCGACTTTCTGTCCCCAGAGCACCCGTCCtccagatttgctcaacaaccTGTACTCCCTGAGCCAATCGCTCCCACCGAGTGCAGTTCTTATCACATTCCTGAAGATGAAGAGGAAAACGTAAGTGATGCAACAGAGTCTGCGGACAGTGAGAATGACATGGATCCACCTTCAACCATGTGGGAACTTAGACGGTCGTCATCCTCATCCGTTCATAGTAATGAGGACATTGATGCTGAGACCTTAGAGAGGAGAGAGTTTATGAAGATTTATGTGGAGAAAGTGTTTCATGGAAG GCAGGACTTGGACCAGGAAGAGATAGCTCGTTTTGGACAGCTATGCACTGGCGAGAATGGCAAAGGCAGGGAATGGTTTGCAAAATACGTCAGTGCACAG CGCTGCCACTCTAAATGTGTGAGTGAAGCTACCTTTTATCGACTGGTGCAGTCGTTTGCAGTCGTGCTTTTTGA atgTTACCAAATGGATGACTACAGCCCAGCCAAAAACCTCATGACCATGTGCTTTACATACTACTATATTg GAAAATCCCAGCCATCTCCTGCAGAGCTCCTGGAGCGAGGTGGTCCTCCAGCTGGACTGGACTCATATTTAAACAAGGCCAACTCCTGGCTCTCCGTTAAGAAAGACGCTGCCGAGCGCCTCCTCAAGAACTCATCAAAAACTGATGTTAAAGGCTTTTTCGGAGGCTTAGAAAGCAAACTGAGAAGCTCAATAACTCCAAAGACAGA GAATGGTGAAAATCCAGTTGAGACAAAACCCAAATTAACAG TGTCAGAGGCGCCGGAGGAAAAGAAGGGAGAAAAGGTTTACTTGTACACCCATCTGAAGCAGCAACCTATCTg GCATACGTTGCGATTTTGGAACGCTGCATTCTTCGATGCGGTTCATTGTGAGCGGAAAAAGAGGTCGCCAACAACAAG GGAAAAGTGGTGTCACATGACCCAGGAGGAAAGAGACGACAGCTCCAAAATGGATGAGAACATTGCCTTTGGCCAGCTAGG GACATTTACTCACAACATGCTGGCATTTGGGCTCAGTAAAAAACTCTGTGGCGATTTTCTGAAAAAGCAGGCTGTCATTGGAAATCTAGATAAAG AACAGTACAAGTTGTTAAGTGACCATATTGAGAAAATGGCGACAGAGTGA
- the kiaa0513 gene encoding uncharacterized protein KIAA0513 homolog isoform X1, with translation MDNLIDFEPTSLNGARDNPQARSDFLSPEHPSSRFAQQPVLPEPIAPTECSSYHIPEDEEENVSDATESADSENDMDPPSTMWELRRSSSSSVHSNEDIDAETLERREFMKIYVEKVFHGRQDLDQEEIARFGQLCTGENGKGREWFAKYVSAQRCHSKCVSEATFYRLVQSFAVVLFECYQMDDYSPAKNLMTMCFTYYYIGKSQPSPAELLERGGPPAGLDSYLNKANSWLSVKKDAAERLLKNSSKTDVKGFFGGLESKLRSSITPKTENGENPVETKPKLTVSEAPEEKKGEKVYLYTHLKQQPIWHTLRFWNAAFFDAVHCERKKRSPTTRGTQDGKKDQREKWCHMTQEERDDSSKMDENIAFGQLGTFTHNMLAFGLSKKLCGDFLKKQAVIGNLDKASSPPPRKMNWNGPSRRMTRNL, from the exons ATGGACAACCTCATAGACTTTGAGCCTACAAGTCTCAACGGGGCGAGAGACAACCCTCAGGCCCGTTCCGACTTTCTGTCCCCAGAGCACCCGTCCtccagatttgctcaacaaccTGTACTCCCTGAGCCAATCGCTCCCACCGAGTGCAGTTCTTATCACATTCCTGAAGATGAAGAGGAAAACGTAAGTGATGCAACAGAGTCTGCGGACAGTGAGAATGACATGGATCCACCTTCAACCATGTGGGAACTTAGACGGTCGTCATCCTCATCCGTTCATAGTAATGAGGACATTGATGCTGAGACCTTAGAGAGGAGAGAGTTTATGAAGATTTATGTGGAGAAAGTGTTTCATGGAAG GCAGGACTTGGACCAGGAAGAGATAGCTCGTTTTGGACAGCTATGCACTGGCGAGAATGGCAAAGGCAGGGAATGGTTTGCAAAATACGTCAGTGCACAG CGCTGCCACTCTAAATGTGTGAGTGAAGCTACCTTTTATCGACTGGTGCAGTCGTTTGCAGTCGTGCTTTTTGA atgTTACCAAATGGATGACTACAGCCCAGCCAAAAACCTCATGACCATGTGCTTTACATACTACTATATTg GAAAATCCCAGCCATCTCCTGCAGAGCTCCTGGAGCGAGGTGGTCCTCCAGCTGGACTGGACTCATATTTAAACAAGGCCAACTCCTGGCTCTCCGTTAAGAAAGACGCTGCCGAGCGCCTCCTCAAGAACTCATCAAAAACTGATGTTAAAGGCTTTTTCGGAGGCTTAGAAAGCAAACTGAGAAGCTCAATAACTCCAAAGACAGA GAATGGTGAAAATCCAGTTGAGACAAAACCCAAATTAACAG TGTCAGAGGCGCCGGAGGAAAAGAAGGGAGAAAAGGTTTACTTGTACACCCATCTGAAGCAGCAACCTATCTg GCATACGTTGCGATTTTGGAACGCTGCATTCTTCGATGCGGTTCATTGTGAGCGGAAAAAGAGGTCGCCAACAACAAG GGGAACGCAAGATGGAAAGAAAGATCAGAG GGAAAAGTGGTGTCACATGACCCAGGAGGAAAGAGACGACAGCTCCAAAATGGATGAGAACATTGCCTTTGGCCAGCTAGG GACATTTACTCACAACATGCTGGCATTTGGGCTCAGTAAAAAACTCTGTGGCGATTTTCTGAAAAAGCAGGCTGTCATTGGAAATCTAGATAAAG
- the kiaa0513 gene encoding uncharacterized protein KIAA0513 homolog isoform X3, with translation MDNLIDFEPTSLNGARDNPQARSDFLSPEHPSSRFAQQPVLPEPIAPTECSSYHIPEDEEENVSDATESADSENDMDPPSTMWELRRSSSSSVHSNEDIDAETLERREFMKIYVEKVFHGRQDLDQEEIARFGQLCTGENGKGREWFAKYVSAQRCHSKCVSEATFYRLVQSFAVVLFECYQMDDYSPAKNLMTMCFTYYYIGKSQPSPAELLERGGPPAGLDSYLNKANSWLSVKKDAAERLLKNSSKTDVKGFFGGLESKLRSSITPKTENGENPVETKPKLTVSEAPEEKKGEKVYLYTHLKQQPIWHTLRFWNAAFFDAVHCERKKRSPTTREKWCHMTQEERDDSSKMDENIAFGQLGTFTHNMLAFGLSKKLCGDFLKKQAVIGNLDKASSPPPRKMNWNGPSRRMTRNL, from the exons ATGGACAACCTCATAGACTTTGAGCCTACAAGTCTCAACGGGGCGAGAGACAACCCTCAGGCCCGTTCCGACTTTCTGTCCCCAGAGCACCCGTCCtccagatttgctcaacaaccTGTACTCCCTGAGCCAATCGCTCCCACCGAGTGCAGTTCTTATCACATTCCTGAAGATGAAGAGGAAAACGTAAGTGATGCAACAGAGTCTGCGGACAGTGAGAATGACATGGATCCACCTTCAACCATGTGGGAACTTAGACGGTCGTCATCCTCATCCGTTCATAGTAATGAGGACATTGATGCTGAGACCTTAGAGAGGAGAGAGTTTATGAAGATTTATGTGGAGAAAGTGTTTCATGGAAG GCAGGACTTGGACCAGGAAGAGATAGCTCGTTTTGGACAGCTATGCACTGGCGAGAATGGCAAAGGCAGGGAATGGTTTGCAAAATACGTCAGTGCACAG CGCTGCCACTCTAAATGTGTGAGTGAAGCTACCTTTTATCGACTGGTGCAGTCGTTTGCAGTCGTGCTTTTTGA atgTTACCAAATGGATGACTACAGCCCAGCCAAAAACCTCATGACCATGTGCTTTACATACTACTATATTg GAAAATCCCAGCCATCTCCTGCAGAGCTCCTGGAGCGAGGTGGTCCTCCAGCTGGACTGGACTCATATTTAAACAAGGCCAACTCCTGGCTCTCCGTTAAGAAAGACGCTGCCGAGCGCCTCCTCAAGAACTCATCAAAAACTGATGTTAAAGGCTTTTTCGGAGGCTTAGAAAGCAAACTGAGAAGCTCAATAACTCCAAAGACAGA GAATGGTGAAAATCCAGTTGAGACAAAACCCAAATTAACAG TGTCAGAGGCGCCGGAGGAAAAGAAGGGAGAAAAGGTTTACTTGTACACCCATCTGAAGCAGCAACCTATCTg GCATACGTTGCGATTTTGGAACGCTGCATTCTTCGATGCGGTTCATTGTGAGCGGAAAAAGAGGTCGCCAACAACAAG GGAAAAGTGGTGTCACATGACCCAGGAGGAAAGAGACGACAGCTCCAAAATGGATGAGAACATTGCCTTTGGCCAGCTAGG GACATTTACTCACAACATGCTGGCATTTGGGCTCAGTAAAAAACTCTGTGGCGATTTTCTGAAAAAGCAGGCTGTCATTGGAAATCTAGATAAAG